In Antechinus flavipes isolate AdamAnt ecotype Samford, QLD, Australia chromosome 6, AdamAnt_v2, whole genome shotgun sequence, the sequence TCCACGGCGAGGACCACAGCAACCTCAGGGACGTCGCTGCGGCCCACACTGACCATAGCCACGCCGGCAGGGACTTCAAGAGGGCCAGAATCTCAGCCACATACTGGTAAGTGCTTTTACTGCTGCCACTCATGTCCCTGAAAACTTATCCTGATGGGAATTAAACTGAGGGGCCAGGCAATACTAGTGGCCTGGAGTACCTGGGGGAGGTGGGAAAAGAGGAATGGGGAAGTGTGCTGGAGCGCCCCTCCACCCCCCCGCCGCCCCTGTGGCTGCAGCAGGCCTGAGCCAACTAGCAAAGCATATGGGACTTTGGTTTTTGAATGGTCCATCCAGCATGGCCCAGGCTCCCTCTGTCCTCCAAAATGGGCCATTTCCAGCTCGCTCTGCTCAATATGAAGGAGGGGAACCTGAATTCAGAGCTTACGGTCCATGGTATATCCCAAAATTAGTACTTTGGAAACTCCCTAAGCAAAGCATGGGGTACATGAAAGATGAAAGAGGGGCTAGCTATGTCAGAGGAAGACAAGCTGAGATCATGGAGAGAGCTCCGAAGGATTCTGGGCCCCGGGGGCAAGGACTTAGCCTGCATATACTTCATTATCAAGAAAATTAGGGAGGTCACAAAAGAAGACCCACCAGGGGGCAACAAGGCTTTAAGAAAGCTGAAGGAGGAGGACCAGAGCCTGAGGCATCTCCCAAAGCAGCCTGGAATACTGTGACACCTGAGAGGAGGGGGATTTGTCCAAGGGGAAGGAGGCCCACTGAGGGTCTCTCTTTGGTTAAGAAGATCAATGCATGCAAGAACATGGGAACCAGCACCACAGACAGAGGcacagtgagagacagacagtCTTCTATCTGGATGAAAGAACAGGTGGGGAGGGAGTCCTCAGTTAGAAACCTGTGGGAATGGAACaggtgtggtgttcttctttttataatatatgatggttctctctgagagcagggtttttggggaggttttctggaggcagccttagtttcagttcaaaataataatcaccccaaatgcagccaggtgttaaaagtccaaatcctgtCCCAGAGTACCTCTGTgtctctcccagagtgctctccgCTCAGTCACTCTTCTGAACTAACTCACCTGAAGCTCTAAGAGattctttatatataatctcccaaaagttgactcctcctctgagggagggattaagggaggtgtgaactcacaaaactacaaagttaactttgtgaatctcccatacttgtgaactctaatgagcacttaaatacattagtgagctagagaatttgctaaataCCATGCtgaattaggcaactgacttatgactttgtaaggattcactctaaggtgtgaaccaataagcattctatcaattccattgagttaacactaggattctaacatctcccttgagttatcaccttatttcaagttctggatTATAAGAAACAGGAAATAAAATCCTTGCTGTTTCCGCAGGGCATTCGGTAACCACAGGAACCCCTGAAAGCAACCAGACAAGGACAACCACGAGAGGTCAGGTAACAAAGACACCAGTTCCATGGCCAGAAGCCAGCAGCACCAGCAAGCCAGAGTCGCCAGGTCCCAGCCCAACATCCCAAAAGAAACCTCACACTACAGAAATGGCCATGGAAATAACGAGCATCCTACAATCTACCACCAACCTGAACAGGCCCACCGCGACAGGAACCACAAACGCCCAAACAACAGGGACTGGCTCCCAAGCTTCACATACAACCACAACATTATCACCCACAACCTCGAGTCAGAGCACAACTCGAGCCTCATCTACTGGTCCCAACACCTCTTCAGTCACTCCACCTAAACACACAACCACTGCACCCCTTTCTAAACCCATCACCACAACTACAAGCACAACTCGCACAACCATTCCCCAAACTGGTTCTGTCCCTACAGGGACCACCATAAAACCCACAGGCCCTAGCACTGCTGGGATAATATCAACCACTGGCACACaatcaggcacacacacacagaacagcACAACCATTCCTTCCTCTTTGCCGACATCCACCACTCTCCCTCACACAACAATGACCTCTTCatctgtcccttccagctcacaaACATCTTCTACTACACTCACCACGGAGACCGTGAAGGGTACCACTGGAACCACACCAACGGGGACACCCTCCCACTCTTCACAAACAACCACAACTTTATCTCCCACAGCCTCGAGTCAGAGCACAACTCGAGCCTCATCTACTGGTCCCAACACTTTTTCAGTCACTCCACCCAAACACACAACCACTTCACCCCTGTCTAGACCCATCACCACAACTACAAGCACAACTCGCACAACCATTCCCCAAACTGGTTCTGTCCCTTCTGTCCCTACAGGGACCACCATAAAACCCACAGGCCCTGGCACTGCTGGGATAATGTCAACCACTGGCACACaatcaggcacacacacacagcacagcaCAACCATTCCTTCCTCTTTGCCGACATCCACCACTCTCCCTCACACAACAATGACCACCTCATCTCTCCCTTCCAGCTCACAAACATCTTCTACTACACTCACCACGGCGACCGTGAAGGGTACCATTGGAATTACACCAACGGGGACACCCTCCCACTCTTCACAAACAACCACAACTTTATCACCCACAGCCTCGAGTCAGAGCACAACTCGAGCCTCATCTGCTGGTCCCAACACTTCTTCAGTCACTCCATCCAAACACACAACCACTGCACCCCTGTCTAGACCCATCACCACAACTACAAGCACAACTCGCACAACCATTCCCCAAACTGGTTCTGTCCCTACAGGGACCACCATAAAACCCACAGGACCTGGCACTTCTGGGATAATGTCAACAACTGGCACACaatcaggcacacacacacagcacagcacaactattccttcctctttcccgaCATCCACCACTCTCCCTCACACAATAATGACCTCCTCttctgtcccttccagctcccaaACATCTTCTACTACACTCACCTCGGCCACCGTGAAGGGTACCACTGGATCCACACCAACTGGGACACCCTCTTCACATACAACCACAACTTTATCACCCACAGCCTCGAGTCAGAGCACAACTCGAGCCTCATCTGCTGGTCCCAACACTTCTTCAGTCACTCCATCCAAACACACAACCACTGCACCCCTGTCTAGACCCATCACCACAACTACAAGCACAACTCGCACAACCATTCCCCAAACTGGTTCTGTCCCTACAGGGACAACCATAAAACCCACAGGCCCTGGCACTTCTGGAATAATGTCAACAACTGGCACACaatcaggcacacacacacagcacagcacaaccattccttcctctttcccgaCATCCACCACTCTCCCTCACACAATAATGACCTCCTCatctgtcccttccagctcacaaACATCTTCTACTACACTCACCAGCACCATGAAGAGTTCCACTGGAACCACGCCAACGGGGACACCCTCCCACTCTACACAAACAACCACAACTTTATCTCCTACAGCCTCGAGTCAGAGCACAACTCGAGCCTCATCTACTGGTCCCAACACCTCTTCAGTCACTCCACCTAAACACACAACCACTGCACCCATTTCTAGACCATTCACCACAACTACAAGCACAACTAGCACAACCATTCCCCAAACTGGTTCTGTCCCTACAGGGACCACCATAAAACCTACAGGCCCTAGCACTGCTGGGATAATGTCAACAACTGGCACACaatcaggcacacacacacagcacagcaCAACCATGCCTTCCTCTTTCCCGACATCCACCACTCTCCCTCACACAACAATGACCACCTCATCTGTCCCTTCCAGCTCGCAAACATCTTCTACTACACTCACTACGGCGACCGTGAAGGGTACCACTGGAACCACGCCAACGGGGACACCCTCTTCACATACAACCACAACTTTATCACCCACAGCCTCGAGTCAGAGCACAACTCGAGCCTCATCTACTGGTCCCAACACCTCTTCAGTCACTCCACCCAAACACACAACCACTGCACCCCTTTCTAAACCCATCACCACAACTACAAGCACAACTCGCACAACCATTCCCCAAACTGGTTCTGTCCCTATAGGGACCACCATAAAACCCACAGGCCCTGGCACTTCTGGGATAATGTCAACAACTGGAACACaatcaggcacacacacacagcacagcaCAACCATGCCTTCCTCTTTGCCGACATCCACCACTCTCCCTCACACAACAATGACCACCTCatctgtcccttccagctcacaaACATCTTCTACTACACTCACCAGCACCATGAAGAGTTCCACTGGAACCACGCCAACGGGGACACCCTCCCACTCTACACAAACAACCACAACTTTATCTCCTACAGCCTCGAGTCAGAGCACAACTCGAGCCTCATCTACTGGTCCCAACATCTCTTCAGTCACTCCACCTAAACACACAACCACTGCACCCATTTCTAGACCCTTCACCACAACTACAAGCACAACTAGCACAACCATTCCCCAAACTGGTTCTGTCCCTACAGGGACCACCATAAAACCTACAGGCCCTAGCACTGCTGGGATAATGTCAACAACTGGCACACaatcaggcacacacacacagcacagcaCAACCATGCCTTCCTCTTTGCCGACATCCACCACTCTCCCTCACACAACAATGACCACCTCatctgtcccttccagctcacaaACATCTTCTACTACACTCACCACGGCCACCGTGAAGGGTACCACTGGAACCACACCAACGGGGACACCCTCCCACTCTTCACAAACAACCACAACTTTATCTCCCACAGCCTCGAGTCAGAGCACAACTCGAGCCTCATCTACTGGTCCCAACACTTCTTCAGTCACTCCACCCAAACACACAACCACTTCACCCCTGTCTAGACCCATCACCACAACTACAAGCACAACTCGCACAACCATTCCCCAAACTGGTTCTGTCCCTACAGGGACCACCATAAAACCTACAGGCCCTAGCACTGCTGGGATAATGTCAACAACTGGCACACaatcaggcacacacacacagcacagcaCAACCATGCCTTCCTCTTTGCCGACATCCACCACTCTCCCTCACACAACAATGACCACCTCatctgtcccttccagctcccaaACATCTTCTACTACACTCACCAGCACCATGAAGAGTTCCACTGGAACCACACCAACAGGGACACCCTCCCACTCTACACAAACAACCACAACTTTATCTCCCACAGCCTCGAGTCAGAGCACAACTCGAGCCTCATCTACTGGTCCCAACACCTCTTCAGTCACTCCACCCAAACACACAACCACTGCACCCCTTTCTAAACCCATCACCACAACTACAAGCACAACTCGCACAACCATTCCCCAAACTGGTTCTGTTCCTACAGGGACCACCATAAAACCCACAGGCCCTGGCACTTCTGGGATACTATCAACTACTGGCACACa encodes:
- the LOC127541732 gene encoding mucin-5AC-like, with product MKSSTGTTPTGTPSHSTQTTTTLSPTASSQSTTRASSTGPNTSSVTPPKHTTTAPISRPFTTTTSTTSTTIPQTGSVPTGTTIKPTGPSTAGIMSTTGTQSGTHTQHSTTMPSSFPTSTTLPHTTMTTSSVPSSSQTSSTTLTTATVKGTTGTTPTGTPSSHTTTTLSPTASSQSTTRASSTGPNTSSVTPPKHTTTAPLSKPITTTTSTTRTTIPQTGSVPIGTTIKPTGPGTSGIMSTTGTQSGTHTQHSTTMPSSLPTSTTLPHTTMTTSSVPSSSQTSSTTLTSTMKSSTGTTPTGTPSHSTQTTTTLSPTASSQSTTRASSTGPNISSLTNIFYYTHHGHREGYHWNHTNGDTLPLFTNNHNFISHSLESEHNSSLIYWSQHFFSHSTQTHNHFTPV